The genomic interval TTGTTCTGAGTGAGCACAGGGTTGGTTGGCCTGTGAGGGAAGAGTGATTTCCAGCAAGTCCCTCTGGGTGTGGGACCAGCAGCTTACTGGGGCATGTGAGAGGCCTTGGAAACTTCGCAGCAGGGCTTGATGGGCAAGATGAAgcccagggaagggaggagggctcACAGGATAAAGATAAACACCCCCTTCCTGCCTGTGTTAGTGTGACATGAAATGAGGCTCCACAGCGAGTCTCAGAGGTGACGAGATGGAATTTTCAAGGAGGGTCTCTGGGAGAACAGACCTGCCCACCATCCAGGCAGCTGCTAGGCCTGGATGGCAGACACTCCTTGTGTCCTTGGCAGTCACCGAAGGTGGCAGTGGTGGCTTGAGACATTTTAGTTAGGACTTCATGGGAGGCACTTTGGGTGTTGCTCTGTAGCCAAAATTGGAATGCAGTGATGCtgttatagctcactgtagccctccaaaactcctgagctcaagtgattgtcctgcctcagcctcctgagtagctgggactacaggctcataccaccatgcccagttgattttttttctttttgtgtaaaggtggtgtcttgctatgttgcccaggctggtctcaaactctaggcctttagctatcctcctgccttggcctcccaaagtgctgtgattatgaGCCACCTAGTTGGTAAAGCTTTGAAGGAGTTTTGCCTTAATTTTGCTACATCCCACTTTCAGGACGCAACCCTCTGTTTCAGGAAACCCTTGGGATTAAGCCTCACCTGCTGGTCCTCAACAAAATGGACTTGGCGGATCTTACAGAGAAGCAGGTAAGCTGGCAGTGTGAGTGTTCCTAGGTTGCTCATATCTGGCAGAGGTGGCTTGACTCTCTCCGTGTCTGTGTACCCGGGCAGGCCTTGCCTTGCTTTGTTCTGATGTGGTTTCTTAATGTGGTATGTTTCCCTGTCACACTTAATGCATCATCCAAATGCTTGAGGTCTGTATACCTCCCAAGGATAGTGGTCAGTGCTGCTGGAGCCCAAATGACCTTTCCTCAGCAATGGAGCTTCTTGGTCTGCTCTGCCCCACGTGGTGGCCACATAGGGCTATGAGCAGCTCACATGTGGCTCCTGACATTTGTGACTTTTacattttactgaattttaattactttaagtTTTAGCAGATGTGTGAGGCTGGTCTGTTCCTGAGGTTTTCTGTGACGGCTGCAGTGACCCAGTGTCCAGCTCTGAATGCACACCCtgagttctggaagctggaaggctGGTATTGGTGGGGGCCTGGGGGAGCTCCAGAGTTTCTAAAAGCTGAGCAGAATCAGACATAGGTGACCCAGGCAAGGCAtgtggaggaaaaagaaacatgaagATTGTGGAAATGTCATGTTCGGAGTGCCCGTCTGTTTTCCTTTATCTGTTGTAAAATCCTTCAAAGAGTGGGTAGtggaatattttgaatataagcTAGTTTTTTGAAGTTGTTAATggtatagaatttttctttttattgcagcAGCAATAAAACCTTTCAAGTTTCTCAGTTGACTTGCTACATCAAGGTTCTTAAACCACAACCACAAGACTATTGCAGGTTTCCAGAGTGTTACTGAGAATCCTGCAGAAGATGGTTCCCAAGTGATGGCCACCTGCTGCATGTGCCTGCAGCTAGATCTCTTAGAGCCCTGCTTGCTTAGAACCCTGCGCTGTGCAGTGCCATACGGTGCCTCTGAGGGCAGAATGGTGGTTTCATTGCATTTGATGCTTTGATTATTTTGTCATCACAGATGTGTTTAGTTGCTTCTGTTAGTTGAGACTTCTTGAGTTATATTGGTGTTTACTTCTGCCCTTACAATGCTAGTGTCTGTAGATTAGTGGGTGACCATCTAGCACAGAGTTGCAGCACAGTGTCACCTGGTTGGGAGGTAAGTGCAACGTTAGGTGCTTCTGCAGCTCAGAAAGGGAGCAGCAGCATCCCAAGCAGCTCCGCCACCTGCCTCCCCAGGAGGGGCGTCCAGGCAAGTCTGTCTGCTTGGAGTGTGGCTTCCCGAGTGTGTACTGCTTCATCTCAGTCCAAGTCATGGTTGTGCATAACTGGAGGTGAGCAGTTAAAGCCAACTGAATGAAGGactgattttgtttttgatttaagCATCGATTATATTTTTAGCTCACTAGCTGATCAAACAATACagcactgatttttaaaatacgaTACAGCTTTACACTGATTTCACtgaatggtttctttttttttgaaacagagtctcactttgttgccctcaatagaaggctgtggagtcatagctcacagcaacctcaaacacttgggctcaagtgattcttttgcctcagcctcccaagcagctgggagtttTTTAGAAACACCTTAAAGTAattaaggtgcccaccacaacgcctggctagttttttagaaacagggtcttgctctggttcaggctggtctcaaacccttgagctcaggcaatccacccacctcagcctcccaagtgctaagattacaggtgtgatcccagctatttttttagagacagggtcttgcttttgctcaggccagtcttaaacctgtgaactcaggctatccacctcCTTCGAccttccagtgtgctaggattataggcatgagctgctgtgcTAGGCCCTTGATTTCAATGTTTAAGTTGGCAAATTTATATTAACCTTTGTTTACTTTTGGGCATTTAAAGTATTACATATACTGTATTTGCTCAGTTTGGGTTCAGATGTTAGTTTAAATTTGAGTTCATTTTGTGAAAGGCAGTCAAAATAGACCAGAGTAGTGAGATTTCTCAGTGAGGACCTGAACCGTGTGGTGTCAGTGCTGGGAGTAGCTGCAGAGCAGCCTGGCTCACCCTCACTGTGTGCACAGCAGCGCCGACATCCAGGGCAGGCTGTGTCTTCTGCACCCTCACCCCTGGTGGGGCCTGGAGTGCAGGTCAGGGACGGTACTGGCACCAGTTCTCATTGCTGGGGCTCACCACTGCCTGTGCCCATGTCTGCCTCGTTCCCAGCTTGTGTGGCCAGGTGTATAGCCTGCAGTGGCTCTCAGCATCTGAATACTCCTGGCGGAGCAAACCTTCAATCTCAGGCCCTGGAACAAGACTTTGTCATGCCATCCGTGTTTTCGTTCagtatttaaaatggaaatgtctcTTTCAGAAAATTATGCAGCACTTAGAAGGAGAAGGCCTAAAAAACGTCATTTTCACTAACTGTGTAAAGGATGAAAACGTCAAGCAGGTAGGCTGTTTTTGTTTACGCTCTGATGTTTCTGCTTCAGCATGTTCAGAGGGTGATGTAAACTGTTCTATGCTTTAATAAGAAACAGAGTTTGAGGAATGATCCTAGGTGTTGGTGTCCAGCTGCCTCATGAGTGCCTGGGAGTCTCCTTGGGGTAACAGCAGGGTGGGTGAGTTTTGAAAGACCACAACATTAGGCTGAAAATACATTGTGGGGTTGTAAGTGGTAAGAGTCTTTTGGAGAGTCTGGTAATGTATTTTTCCCAGTTGTGTTTGGTGGAATTTCATGGTTCGATGTGGGTCTTTGTTAGGTGATAGTTATAGTTATGGCTGTTCCTggagctactggggaggctgccTTGCTTGTTAGTGGAGAGTGGGGGGTGGGCCCAGGTGACCCTTGGTCCCAGGACTCAATCTGACATCAGAGTTCTGGACAAAGCTCAATTTCCCTAATGCTAGGCATTTTGAGTGTAATAGAAGTTAAGGAAGAAGCCAAATTTCACTGTGAAGTACTGAGGAGAAGCCTGAATGTGAGGTCTTTGTCCTGGTAACTGAGGAATGGGAGGGGAGGTTAGCACCCATGATCTGGAACCTTGAGGTGGCAGAGGAGGACTGGGCAGAGCACTCTCAGATGTGGGAGTGGCTCCGTGAGCGGCTGGTCTATTGCAGGTCATCCCCATGGTCACTGAGCTGATTGGGAGCAGCTGCCGCTACCAGCGAGGAGAGGTGGGTTGGTGGGGCCCAGAGCAGGGATGTGGGATGTGCTTGGCTGGGCCACAGCCCCTCCTGCCCGACCAAACAGATGTGAGGCCTGGCTTTGTCTTTGGCGGATTGGCAGGGCTGCGCTGTGACCTCCTGGCTCCCtgaactggcctgggctgggagtcCCCTTGCTTGGGCTGGGGTCTGAGTCTACAGTGTCCTGGCTGGGCCCTGTGACCGTCCCTCCCCTCCGCAGAACCTGGACTACTGCATCATGGTGATCGGGGTCCCCAACGTGGGCAAGTCCTCCCTTATCAACTCCCTCAGGAGACAGCACCTCAGGAAAGGTACGGGCACCCTGGGTGTGGTGAGCGCTCCCAGGTCCTGGTGAGGACACCCTGGGTGTGGTAAGGCTGCCCTGGGCCTGGTGAGAACACCCTGGGTGTGGGGGCTGTTCTGGGCCTGGTGAGGACACCCTGGGCATGGCGAGGACACTGTGGGCATGGTAGGGACGGCCCTGGTGTGGTGAGTGGGGCCCTGGGCGTGGTAAGTGGGGCCCTGGGCGTGGTGAGGTGGGCCCTGGGTGTGGTGAGGGTGGGCCTGTAGCTCCACTCCCCTGCTACCCTGAGGAAGTGCTCACAGTGCTTCAGGGTTATCTCTCTTCACTGGAACCCCTGGTGGACATGCAGGCCCACGTGGGGTGGATGTTGGGACAGAGGCAGTTGGTTATAATTTTACAATTCCCTTCCTTTAAAATCTTGCCTACCAGGatggcttttcttatttttttttttttggagacagtctcaagctgtcgccctgggtagagtggagtggggtcacagctcacagcaacctcaaactctttgggcttaagccatcctcttgcctcagcctctcaagtagctaggactataggcgcctgccacaatgcctggctattttttggttatatttgttgtttggcgggccagggctggattcgaacccgccagctccagtgtatgtggctggcaccctagctgcttgagctacaggcgccgagccgaggaTGGCTTTTCtaaatttgattattttgttttttcatttatttaaatgtctGTGATCCAGAGAATTCAAAATGTTATGAAATAGATGAAGTTCAACTATCTGGTGAAAGGGGTGACCTCCTGATGAGCAGGTCTGACGGGGTCTGTCCCCCAGGGAACCTGAGGTAGCTGTGTTCTCGTTGCCCGTGGACATACCCCTCTCAGCCCAGGCTCACTCTCAGAGTCAAACAGATGCTCTCTGGGTCCACTTGCTCTGCCCTGTgttctgcttttccttctgccttttaAAGTTTAGTTCAAGTCTATATTGGCTTTGTTTTTCACATTTAAtgtagcatttatttaaaaaaccctcTCACGGTATACAAATCTAAAGGCCCTTGGGGGCAGGGCCAAgctacagtagaacttctgtgagttgaccactcaaggggctgtaacaaacagGTCAGCACGTGGAGGTGGGCACTGTCAGGAGCTAGGCTGTGCTGATATGCACCCATGCTGCATGACTGGTCATGAAAACTGGTCATGAAAACTGACcagaggtggtcagctgtggagggggGTGTTCCACTGTGTGTTGAACCATTCATTGTTTTACAAAGAGAGTATTTTTGGTGCTAATTGGAGACTAGTTATagtcactttaaaaattttttcttgggcggcgcctgtggctcagtgagtagggcgccggccccatatgccgagggtggtgggttcaaacccagccccggccaaactgcaacaaaaagatagccgggcgttgtggcgggcgcctgtagtcccagctgctcgggaggctgaggcaagagaatcgtgtaagcccaagagttagaggttgctgtgagccgtgtgatgccctggcactctacccgagggcggtacagtgagactctgtctctaccaaaaaaaaaaaattttttttctttaacggtctctctctctcttttttttaatcagtggCATTAAGTGCATTTATAGTGTTGTGACACCAGTACActgttttttcaaaattttttatgaCACCAAAGTGTAAGTCTGCAAACATAAACAAACTAGGCCAATGGcccaggcctatagtcccagcacttgggaggctgaggcaggaggatcatctgagtccaggagtttgaggctgtagtgagctgtggtCACCTCACTGTACTCCAGCAGGCAACAGAGCCAGATTTttgtctctaaacaaaacaaaacacgttCCCCAGCCCCTTGCATCCTTGTTCCACATTTTTTCACTGACTCTGATGATGCTTGACAATCTCATACAAGTGGAGTCACAGTGTTTGTCCTTCTGTAACCTGTGCCAGagtttcctttttaaggctgaaaatATTCTATCCTGTACACAGGCCACATTTTATTGTCCATTCTTCTGTCTAGGGACACTCATGTCCATTACTTGGAGTTGGTTTGATAGTGGTTGAGCCATCTGTCCTGGGCACATTCCCTGAGCTGGTCCCAGAGCATCTGCGGCATCTGGAGCCCAGGTGGGCCCCTGGGCAGGAGCTGGGATAGACTGCCTATGTGGGCAGGGCCTTGGGGCAGGCTGGCCTCGGGGGCAGGGCCAAGTCCTAGAGGGAGGAGCACCTCTGGTCTGGCTAGCATAGCCTGAGAGGTTAGTCCTGGTCCATCTGTTGGAGCCTCTTGGCCTCTGTGTAGCTGGAATGTGCCCCTGTTGTGAGCTGGTCTGGGGCTGAATGTGTAATGAATTTTAGCCTTGGGAAGGCTTGTTTCCACTTTGGATTACTAAGTGTGTGAGTGACATAAGAGTGTCCATTCTCCTTCTATAGCTTGTTTGTTTAATGTACACCTGACAGCTTCCTTTTTATTCTACAGGAAAAGCTACGAGGGTGGGTGGTGAGCCTGGGATCACCAGAGCCGTGATGTCCAGAATTCAGGTGGGGTCTTTGGGAAGGTCAGGCCCAGAACTCAGAGCTGCGCAGGCATCCATGGGTGGTGCTCGCTGAGCTCAAAGCATGGCTGCCTGCCTCTATTCAACCTTCTTTTCACTCACTGAGCGTCCCTACTCAGTGCTCCTCATTAGTCAGGCCCTGCCCAAGTCTTTGGGGTAATCTTCTGGGGCAGGCACTCTGGTTGTCTGCTTTTCCAGATGAGCAGAGGCTGCCTGGGACCAGCAGTGGGCAGAGCTGAGTGGAGCCCACCCTTCACTACTCCTTTTTGTTCTCCTTGGGAGGGGAAGACACAAGCTGTTGGGAtctggtgtttttatttatttcccacATTAGGGATATACATGCTATGTATGGGGAACCTTAGAGCTTAGTGAGAGTGATACCACTGTGCTGGGAATCCCAGGGCTTTGGTCCTGGGGTGAGGCTGCCTGGGACTGCTAGTGGCCTCTGTGCCTGCACAGGTCTGTGAACGGCCACTCATGTTCCTATTGGACACTCCTGGTGTGCTGTCTCCTCGGATCGAAAGCGTGGAGACAGGTCTGAAGCTGGCCCTGTGTGGTAAGTGCCCTCTGCCCCTCCACTAGGGTTCCACCTGCTGCCTTTGGCAGGGGCCTGGACTGGGCAGAATTGTTCCTGCCTTTGGCCTGGTTGCTGCCAGACACTTCCCAAAGGTCAGTGTGAAAGCTGTTGTATGTAGCTCACAGATGTGTGCTGGTCACTGTTTTGACCCTGCCCATGGAATAGGGGCCTTCATTCTTTACCATGTGACTGATGATGGCAATGAGGACAGATCATGAAGTCATATGCCTGAGACAGGTGCCAGGTGGGAGGAGGGACCCCAGATGTGGCTGCCTACATTTTCTGGGgaatcttcttttcttcctgtgtGGCCTTTTCCTCAGGAGCAAGGTTATCTTTGGGCTGAGGCCGGGGGTGTGCACAGATAGCAGGGCTGTCTCCAGGCGCTCACCTCTGCGGCCTTTCCAGGGACAGTGCTGGACCACCTAGTTGGGGAGGAGACCATGGCCGACTACCTGCTGTATACACTCAATAGGCACCGGCTCTTCAGGTGAGTGGCAGTGGGGCCCGGAGCCCTCTCTCAACCTAGACatgtgaaatttctttaaaaaaatgataaaggtgTTATAGACAACAATAtgcacattatttaaaatttgatgTTTGGACTAATTCACAAGTCAAGAAAGTGAATGTTTCTGTCACCCCAGAGTTTTGTGTGCTCCTGTAAttgctccttcctgcctcccctACAGCCAGGCAGCATCCATTCCTCCCACTGCAGGTGGGTCTGTGTTTTCTGAGTTTTGCATTAGTGCCTCTTGCAGGAGTGTGCTCCCTGCTTTCACTCCTGTAAGTGTCTGGAGATGTATGTTACAATGTGTTTCTGCAGTTCCTCCTTTTCACTGCTGAGGAGAGATTCACACACAGACCTACCCCAGCTTGTCCATCCACCTGCTGATGGATGTTTGTGGTtttcagctattataaataaagctgcaatGAGCGCTCAGGTGCAAGTCTTAGGATGCATTTTAATTTCTTGTGGCCAGTCTTATAGTGGGCACATGTTTGACTTTTTATGAAACTGCCACACTGTTTTCTGAAGTAGCTGCACTATTTTACATACCCAATAGCAGCAGTGAGTTCCACGGTTTCCCCACACTCACTAACACTTGGTGTCGTCAGTCTTTCAATTTTATctattaatgttttaattttaaattattgtggATACATGATAGTTGTCTGTCTTTATAGGGCACACTGATGTTAGATACAGATGCACAGTGTGAATTAATCACATCCGGGTTATTGGCAggtccatcacctcaggcatctGTCATCTCTTTGTGTTAGGCACATTCCAGTTCTTCTCTCTTAATtatttaaagtataccctaagtTTTTTCTAGCTATAGTCACTTCGTTTGCTATCAAATCTAACTGGCTATTATTTTTACAACCAGTCACTCCTGCTTATCTTCCCTCCCCActactcttcccagcctctggtaactgtcATTCTACTTTGTCTCCATGAGAgtgattgttttaatatttagctccacatgtcagtgagaacatgtgagatttgtatttctgtgctcggctcatttcacttagaataatgttctCAGTAGTCTTTCAATTTTAGCCAGTCTGATGGGTGTGCATCAATATTTTCGCATTTCCCTAGTAATGGACAATGTAGAACATCtgttcatgtgcttatttgccatccatacaTCTTCTTTGGGGAATGTTCtactcttttccctttttttaaaaaaaaaagagagaaacaggtttcactctattgctcagggtggaatgcagtggtgcgattacagctcactgaaaccttgaactcttagactcaagtgatcttcctgccttggcctctggagcATCTGGGACATTtggctcatttgtttatttatttatttttgtggagacgctatgttgcctaggctgatctagaactcctggcctcaagtgatcttcctactttggcctcccaaatgctgggattacagatgtgaatcaCTTTGCCTggcttcctttattatttttttttttaagtgaattgtttcttttcttcttgttgtgATAGTTTTTTATGTAAGTCTTTTATCAGAGGTAGGGTTTGTATTTTGTCTGAGTCTACGTCTTCTCTGTTTATCTTCTTAATAGTGTCTTTTGAGGGACAGAATTCTTAATTTTCATGAAGTCCAGTTTATTAACTAGATCTTTTGTAGAGAGTGCTTTTGTTGTTATGTCTTTGCCTAAATGAAGGTCACAAGGGTTTCCTCCTTGAAGCTAGATAGTTGTACATTTAGAAATTATCCTTTTGGGttctggcatggtggctcacgcctataatcctagcactctggaaggctgaagtgggtgggttgcctgagctcataggtttgagaccagcctcagcatgagaccttgtctctaaaaatagacaggcattgtggtgtgcacctatggttccagctacttgggaggctgaggcaagagaatcgcttgagcccaagagtttgaagttgctgtgagctgtgatgccgtgaagttgctgtgagctgtgatgccgtggcactctaccaaggacgacaaagtgagactctgtcttaaaaaaaaaagaaaagaaaagaaaacaaagaaattggctgggcgcctatagcacagtggttacagtgccagccacatacactgaggctggtgggttcgagccccgcccaggtcagctaaacaataatgacaactgcaacagaaaatagctgggtgttgtggtgggcacctgtagtcccagatacttgagaggctgaggcaagagaactgcttaagcccaagagtttgaggttgccatgagctatgacaccacggtactctactgagggtgacatagtgagactgtctcaaaaaaaaaaaaaaaattatccttttgatttttttggtgTACAGTGCAAGCTATGGAtcatagtttggggattttttttaaaacacattgttCCAGAAACATTTgacttcttttcttccactgaatTATCTTTGCACCtctgttgaaaatcagttgtGCATATGTAGTTGGGTCTGTTGGTGGACTTTCCCATTCTACTGATCTATTTCGCTATCTTGATAGCTGCACCTTTAACATGAGACTCAGAATCAGGCATCCTGGTCCTTCACTCTACTCTactttttcaaaattgctttggctcTTCTAGGTCCTATGCATTCACATATGAATTTGCCAACCACTTT from Nycticebus coucang isolate mNycCou1 chromosome 3, mNycCou1.pri, whole genome shotgun sequence carries:
- the MTG1 gene encoding mitochondrial ribosome-associated GTPase 1 → MRVTPRVLCSAARAAWRESFPLSGRDVARWFPGHMAKGLKKMQNNLKWVDCVVEVHDARIPLSGRNPLFQETLGIKPHLLVLNKMDLADLTEKQKIMQHLEGEGLKNVIFTNCVKDENVKQVIPMVTELIGSSCRYQRGENLDYCIMVIGVPNVGKSSLINSLRRQHLRKGKATRVGGEPGITRAVMSRIQVCERPLMFLLDTPGVLSPRIESVETGLKLALCGTVLDHLVGEETMADYLLYTLNRHRLFRYVQHYGLGGACDDIEHMLKSVAVKLRKTQKVKVLTGTGDVNIIQPNYPAAARDFLQTFRRGQLGPVMLDLDVLQGHPPAEADP